The segment TCAGATACATCTATATCTAGGTATAATGGTTTATCATTGTTAAATTCCAGTCTTGTAATTGTTCTGATTGGTTTAGCACTTCTTTGAAGTATTCCACTCATCTTTTTtcttgtgattttctaggtgcctaaaagttggGCACTGCAATGCTCAGCCTTGCAATGCCTAAgcctctttgtggatctgggctgaAGAAACTGAAGTGATATCTGTGTGATACCCATTGTCTTCAAAGTAGTAGCACAGGTATAGCTTtgaaacttaggcctggtctacactaggcgtttatgtcgaagttagcgccgttaaatcgaattaaccctgcacccgtccacactgcgatgctatttagttcgacatagaggtctctttaattcgacttctgtactcctccccgacgaggggagtagcgctaaattcgacatggccatgtcgaattaggctaggtgtggatggaaatcgacgctaatagctccgggagctatcccacagtgcaccactctgttgacgctctggacagcagtgcgagctcggatgctctgaccagccacacaggaaaagccccgggaaaatttgaatttgaattccttttcctgtctggccagtttgaatctcatttcctgtctggacatcgtggcgagcacagcagcactggcaacgatgcagagctctccagcagtgatggccatgcagtctgtgaatagaaagagagccccagcatggactgatcgtgaagtcttggatctcatcgctgtgtggggcgatgagtccgtgctttccgagctgcgatccaaaagaaggaatgcaaagatctacgagaagatctctaaagacatggcagagagaggatacagccgggatgcaacgcagtgccgcgtgaaaatcaaggagctgagacaaggctaccagaagaccaaagaggcaaacggacgctccggatcccatccccagacatcccgtttctacgaggcactgcattccatcctcggtgctgccgccaccactaccccaccagtgaccgtggactctgaggatgggatactgtccacggccggttcctcagacatgttaggggacggggaagatgaggaaggagatgaggagggcgaggcagttggcagctctcacaacgctgatttccccgacagccaggatctcttcatcacccttacagagatcccctacgaagcgtccccagccattaccccggacacagaatctggtgaaggatcagccagtaagtgttgtaaacatctaaacatttatttttaacaaaacaggaatattaacaattaaaagaatgggttgttcatgattagtgtgccctaggcgcttaacggtttagtaaggggcagtgcaagttttgaaaagaaatctagcaatgtccggttttcagtgattgtcctgcacaagccgctctactgtgtattccctgctactgcagctacagtaaaatgcggtctatatgtgcggggatagagcagtaatcctcctgggacatctcgatgaagctctcctggaggtaacttgaaagccgttgcatgaggttcttggggagagcggccttattgggtcctccgaagtacgacacgttgccgcgccacgagattatcaggtactcggggatcattgctctgcacagcagggcggcatacggccctggtctttggaggctttcccggagcattctctctttgtcgctctcggagatcctcatcagggtgatgtcggccatggtgacctgcttttaattaggtaggggaatgttagtgttgggactgctttcccgttcctttacagaactgtcaccgctggtttgcagccacgcggtggaggcgggagaggggcagccgaaagggatcgttcccggggacagccgcgagggggtgggacaggggcagagttcccgcttgccggattgctggcagcagggactgacattgatttaaatgtgaaatgaggccagtggtaatataaaagttttaaactgccacaagtgtacggcttaccatgtctgcctgcaacagaaattccgttgtgctgcctcgcttctcaaatgtgctgttcaagaccccaggcacagaatgcgaaggccgagaattcgaccttgtgctgagtgcgcatgtgaaaggtgctgtgcatggtcttgttcacagagaaagactatgttctttgttcacaactacatttatctttcagaggaattcactccctttttcccatttccacagccccgtctgcgactgtctcacaacctagcctggaatcacactcccagaggctagcgcggattaggcgtaggaagaagaggacacgggaggacatgttctctgagcttatggcctcttcccaagcccaggcagcacagcagacccagtggcgggagaacttgacccgaatgcaccaagccaacatggatcgggaggagaggtggcggcaggaagaccagcaggcgactctaacgctgcttggactactgagggagcaaacggacacactccggcgccttgtggatgttctgcaggaacggaggcaggaggacagagccccgctgcagtccatctctaaccgccctcccccgccaccaagtcccatacccacctcacccaaagtgcaaagaaggagaggcggcagagtccctgctaactctcactccacccctgcagagagctctagtagcagaaggctctcatttcccaaaatttgaaaagttctttccttcccgcctgacacaagcccacgtccaagtttcacctcccaatgccatgtgtagttgataataaaaaattcgtttctgttaactactgtttcaatcatgttcttttggaggaggaggggaaagggggttggaaattggacaggacagtctcctttggcagggtacatagtcgggggcaggcacagcagcagggcacatacacagtgcagtgatgcagtgactagttgccccggttagtctgggaggttgttttgatgtaatgttggggggggtgggttgctctgtgactttgtggcgggggagggcagttacagatcttaagcgccggtccttagacaggatcacagagccacacagcatgggatctgtaaccgtcctccccctgccacaaagtcaaatagacctcccatacacacagtcccgatcaggaggggtgacaggctccgttgaaacaagcatcccaccgcagcggagcctgtcaatccttgagtttagaagctgcattcgcatcacaacactagacccgccccgcaccacagtctgcgtcccagttttaaaaaattcccgctaaaacagtattaaagaaaacggtgtgctttaacaaagtagaactatttttatttcgacacgtgtgttggagggggggtgaagggggtatgtaactggataggatagtcaacattacctgggtaaagaaacgggggcaggtttagcttctcagtacacaaactataaaatcacaggttaccctgctcactcaggaactttgctttcaaagcctcccggatgcacagcgcttcccgctggtctcttctaatcgcccggctgtctggctgtgagtaatcaccagccaggctattttcctcaacctcccaccccgccataaaggtctcccccttgctctcacagagattgtggagcacacagcaagctgctataacaatggggatattggtttcgctgagatcacagcgagtcagtaagcttctccatctccccttgagacggccaaaagcacactccaccaccattctgcacttgctcagccggtagttgaagagttctttttcagtgtccagggcgccagtatagggcttcatgagccagggcattagcgggtaggctgggtccccgaggatgactataggcatctccacatccccaacagttattttgtggtccgggaagtaaataccttgttgcagccgtctaaacagaccagagttcctgaaaacacgagcgtcatgaaccttgcccggccatcccacgtagatgttggtaaaacgtcccctgtggtccaccagtgcttgcagcaccatggaaaagtatccctttcggttaatgtactgggtggcctggtggtccggtgccaggatagggatgtgagttccatctatggccccaccgcagtttgggaatcccatcgctgcgaagccatctatgatcgcctccacgtttcccagggtcactacctttggcagcagtacatcaacgattgccttcgctacttgcatcacaacaacccccacggtagatttgcccaccccaaactggttcgcgactgaccggtagctgtctggcgttgcaa is part of the Chrysemys picta bellii isolate R12L10 chromosome 2, ASM1138683v2, whole genome shotgun sequence genome and harbors:
- the LOC135981433 gene encoding uncharacterized protein LOC135981433; protein product: MQSSPAVMAMQSVNRKRAPAWTDREVLDLIAVWGDESVLSELRSKRRNAKIYEKISKDMAERGYSRDATQCRVKIKELRQGYQKTKEANGRSGSHPQTSRFYEALHSILGAAATTTPPVTVDSEDGILSTAGSSDMLGDGEDEEGDEEGEAVGSSHNADFPDSQDLFITLTEIPYEASPAITPDTESGEGSATPSATVSQPSLESHSQRLARIRRRKKRTREDMFSELMASSQAQAAQQTQWRENLTRMHQANMDREERWRQEDQQATLTLLGLLREQTDTLRRLVDVLQERRQEDRAPLQSISNRPPPPPSPIPTSPKVQRRRGGRVPANSHSTPAESSSSRRLSFPKI